Proteins from a single region of Streptomyces sp. HUAS 15-9:
- a CDS encoding class I SAM-dependent methyltransferase: MIETSPFLVEPFVAEPGEPWSDDPYARALRTGSGPLYLRRMAPRTLGAAELLPLDVERWCAAPDTADTGVLHRCLGPVLDVGCGPGRLVAALAARGVPALGVDISPAAVARTRRHGGTALRRSVFDRLPREGRWGTVLLMDGNVGIGGDPVALLVRMRGLVRPGGRLLVEAAGDDVDECLTVRVEDAHGRHGRPFAWARVGTTALLDAAGASGWTLTRRWTTGGRPFVELHRPNPGPDEPSPAQEAHSTGRRALRDAAAS; this comes from the coding sequence GTGATCGAGACATCCCCCTTCCTTGTGGAGCCCTTCGTCGCCGAGCCCGGTGAGCCCTGGTCGGACGACCCCTACGCCCGTGCTCTGCGTACCGGAAGCGGTCCGCTGTACCTGCGCCGTATGGCGCCACGCACGCTCGGGGCGGCGGAACTGCTCCCCCTGGACGTGGAGCGGTGGTGCGCCGCCCCCGACACTGCCGACACCGGCGTGCTGCACCGCTGCCTCGGCCCTGTCCTGGACGTCGGCTGCGGACCGGGACGCCTGGTGGCCGCCCTGGCCGCGCGCGGCGTGCCCGCACTCGGCGTGGACATCAGCCCGGCCGCCGTCGCCAGGACCCGGCGCCACGGCGGAACCGCCCTGCGGCGGTCCGTCTTCGACCGCCTGCCGAGAGAGGGCCGCTGGGGCACCGTCCTGCTGATGGACGGCAATGTGGGGATCGGCGGCGACCCGGTGGCGCTGCTCGTGCGCATGCGGGGCCTGGTCCGCCCCGGCGGCCGTCTGCTGGTCGAGGCGGCAGGCGACGATGTCGACGAATGCCTCACCGTCCGCGTCGAGGACGCTCACGGGCGGCACGGGCGGCCGTTCGCCTGGGCCCGCGTCGGCACGACCGCCCTGCTGGATGCCGCCGGCGCTTCCGGCTGGACTCTCACCCGCCGGTGGACGACCGGCGGCCGCCCCTTCGTGGAACTCCACCGCCCGAACCCGGGGCCCGACGAGCCGTCCCCGGCCCAGGAAGCGCACTCCACAGGACGTCGGGCCCTCCGCGACGCCGCCGCCTCGTGA